DNA sequence from the Cohnella herbarum genome:
TGGATGCCCTGAACAGGCTGATCGATAAGCGCAATGCTCCCGCCCGCAATCGTCGCGACAACGTTACGTTGATCTAAGAAATGGGGATCGTTGGATGAACTATCAATTCTCGAAGAGATTGGACACATTCTCATCGTCGGCCGTCCGGGAAATTCTGAAGCTGACTCAGAAGAAATCGATCATTTCATTCGCCGGCGGATTGCCGGCGGAAGAGCATTTCCCGGTCGCCGCGATCGGGGAAGCTTTCGAGCGGGTACTCGCCGCAGGCAATAAAGCCTTGCAATACGGTTTGACGGAGGGCTACTTGCCGCTTCGCGAAAGCATCTGCAAGTGGATGGCGCGCAAAGGGGTAACGGTGACCCCGGACGATATGCTCCTGACGACGGGATCGCAGCAAGCCATCGATCTGCTGACTCGGATCTACATCGATAACGGCGACGTTATCTTGGTCGAGAAACCGACTTACTTGTCCGCCTTGCAAGTATTCCGGTCTTACGGCGCTAAGCTGGTATCCGTGGACGCGGATGAAGACGGCATGGTACTGGCGGATCTGGATGCCAAGCTGAAGCAGCACAAACCGAAAATGGTGTACGCCATTCCGACGTTCTCCAACCCGACCGGGAAAGCTTGGAGCTTGGAACGGCGCAAGGGCGTACTGGAGCTGTGCCGGGCGAGCGATACGCTTATTCTCGAGGACGATCCTTACGGCGAGCTGAAGTTCGGGGATGCGTCGATTACTTATCCGTCGTTGTTCTCGTTAGACCAGCATCCGAAAGGTTCGTGCGTCGTCTATACGAGCACCTTCTCCAAGACGGTAGCTCCGGCGCTGCGCACGGGCTGGGTAATGGGCGATCCCGATCTCATCCGTCATATGGCCCGCGCCAAGCAAGCGGCCGATTTGCACTCAAGCTCTCTGGATCAACAGACCTTGCATCAGTTGATGGAACATTTCGATCTAGACGGACATATCGAATTCGTCCGCAAGGAATACGAGAGCCGTATGCGCCAGATGGCGGACTTGCTGCGCGAGCAGCAATGGCCGGGCGTCGTATGGAACGAGCCGAAGGGCGGCATGTTCTTCTGGCTTGAGCTACCGGAATCGATCGATACGGGCGAATTGCTCAAGACGGCGGTCGATATGGACGTAGCCTTCGTTCCCGGCGTTTCCTTCTTCGCGGACAGCTCCGGCAAGAACACGATGCGACTTAATTTCACGCACAATGATTTCGAGAGAACGATCATTGGGATGAAACGTCTGAATCAGGCGATGGAGAGCGTATTGGTGAAATAGCGATAGAAAAGCGGTGGGCAAGAAGCTTCTTGCCCACCGCTTTTTCACGACATTAGCCCGCTAAATAGCTGCAGCCTATTAAAGTAATAGTTTTTATCTATTTTGCCTCTTGCCCTTAAATGTACTACAATTGAGAGAAGGTCTCATTAGACAACCTATACCCTAAATTGGAGTGAATCATAACGATGTCAGAAGTTAAAAAAATCGCCGTCATCGCAGGTGACGGAATCGGTCCGGAAGTCGTAGCGGAAGCTGAAAAAGTACTTAAACGTTCGGAGGAATTGTTCGGTTATAAATTCGAGCTTGAGCATGGCTTGTTCGGCGGAATCGCCATCGACGAGAGAGGCACTCCGTTGCCTGAAGATACGCTTGAAATGTGCCGCAAGGCGGATGCCGTTCTTCTTGGCGCCGTGGGCGGACCGAAATGGGACAACAATTCCAAAGAACTTCGTCCGGAAACCGGCTTACTCGGTATTCGCAAAGCGTTAGGCCTCTTTTCCAACATTCGTCCCGCCGTCGTATTCGATTGCTTGAAGGATGCTTCTACGTTGAAGCCGGAAGTTCTTGAAGGAACGGATCTTATCGTCGTTCGCGAACTTACGGGCGGCATCTACTTCGGAGAGAAATTCCGTCGCGAAGGCGCGCAAGGCGAAGAAGCGGTGGATACATGCGTATATAACGTAACGGAAATCGAACGTATCGTGCGTCAAGCGTTCGAAGTTGCGCAGAAGCGTTCCAAGCGCTTGGCTTCCGTTGACAAAGCGAATGTCCTGGAAACTTCCCGCCTCTGGAGAGATACGGTTAACCGCATC
Encoded proteins:
- a CDS encoding aminotransferase-like domain-containing protein is translated as MNYQFSKRLDTFSSSAVREILKLTQKKSIISFAGGLPAEEHFPVAAIGEAFERVLAAGNKALQYGLTEGYLPLRESICKWMARKGVTVTPDDMLLTTGSQQAIDLLTRIYIDNGDVILVEKPTYLSALQVFRSYGAKLVSVDADEDGMVLADLDAKLKQHKPKMVYAIPTFSNPTGKAWSLERRKGVLELCRASDTLILEDDPYGELKFGDASITYPSLFSLDQHPKGSCVVYTSTFSKTVAPALRTGWVMGDPDLIRHMARAKQAADLHSSSLDQQTLHQLMEHFDLDGHIEFVRKEYESRMRQMADLLREQQWPGVVWNEPKGGMFFWLELPESIDTGELLKTAVDMDVAFVPGVSFFADSSGKNTMRLNFTHNDFERTIIGMKRLNQAMESVLVK
- the leuB gene encoding 3-isopropylmalate dehydrogenase encodes the protein MSEVKKIAVIAGDGIGPEVVAEAEKVLKRSEELFGYKFELEHGLFGGIAIDERGTPLPEDTLEMCRKADAVLLGAVGGPKWDNNSKELRPETGLLGIRKALGLFSNIRPAVVFDCLKDASTLKPEVLEGTDLIVVRELTGGIYFGEKFRREGAQGEEAVDTCVYNVTEIERIVRQAFEVAQKRSKRLASVDKANVLETSRLWRDTVNRIAPEYADVEVEHVLVDNCAMQLLRRPSSFDVIVTENMFGDILSDEAAMLTGSIGMLSSASLGEGSFGLYEPVHGSAPDIAGQGISNPIATILSVALMFRLTFGYEEAATAIETAVKNVLDAGHRTGDIAVDKSTAIGTTAMGDLIVAAMKR